A stretch of Castanea sativa cultivar Marrone di Chiusa Pesio chromosome 2, ASM4071231v1 DNA encodes these proteins:
- the LOC142623443 gene encoding PWWP domain-containing protein 1-like, whose translation MGSNKKARVLGGGVFGSGRVGNFGVENLGNGNSDSWRTSVCCEVDDSKEIDSVLEAASMVYSSLNLVKRVSRETKIGEIVSDDFKENVKYEVGDMVWGKVKSYPWWPGQIFDEALAVLSVRRTKKKGHVLVAFFGDSSYGWLNMKEIIPFDPHYAEKSMQTNAKAFVSAVEDAENEACRRAALGLECRCRDPSNFRPVDARGFYAVDVGGYESHGVYSTEQIIRARDEFFPLEMLSFVWQMALMPCSKLQGNIDWIKSMAKVLAYRMVVFEKSDETYSHASGIDRVCPASSKRVLNQQELLSQATLSGSPLIDEAFGKKSTSPIKIQCKRDQYFLKQVDDPNILGADHLGQEQLSFLSPSMYEEVALSDREHFLEGKYPHFFMNTEFTGKEDGIDTFSKVSMPLNPGLAGKESVTTDKEAGPESNRTKLTDSSQDFQQAQPRKLKTDENHNGPENMHLAGRITSPLDTSQPGNVLCTNSHNMYKNSKALKCSEEDLSYEEAYVVDINKKKKRKSNLDAGIEPSYKLLQPATFKALARQSTQKSSPTALVHREDSPMDQQERAIEACHAISSGSIARQKIFYTRNVETGLSQLISDLLALALNPFHDVEQNRPAIVLNFFLQFRSIVYQGNLVVSSSEEPVLIETQPIKPHVFPLATESNPVRSARDLPLSSKPPKKRLKSDIYAKSGHIFDCGEDMSTKRLKHLNELETLTVEKKASNSKPVKSQGRDCKEIDETVSKKKERNVLKKPIAPKMVPVPTMLVMNFPRQSALPSVSELKAKFARFGPLDHSASYVSWKASKCHVVFKYNSDAQAAYRYAVQSRSLFGNVKVYYQLQTLGSLEPELHKLGKQLEEEAQYKFPHLTSLSSCNSVESEFQPKSSHQLKPPGDDLRSTTGIPGTTLHVKLMLGGNQTSESERFAIDSDIKNSYGNNPTGSSSSSFSTINVNVRNFHKAIPSPLPPPIDLPNSISQVFEDSELLQSVQACNFQHCQVGPRNNHTYYSTPSQSVDISHQMLNLLTKCSEIVHELKCSLGYVPLCL comes from the exons ATGGGGTCTAATAAGAAAGCTAGGGTTTTGGGAGGTGGGGTTTTTGGTAGTGGCAGAGTTGGTAATTTTGGTGTTGAAAATTTAGGAAAtgggaatagtgattcttggaGGACTAGTGTTTGCTGTGAGGTTGATGATTCTAAAGAAATTGATTCTGTATTAGAGGCTGCAAGTATGGTATATAGTAGTTTGAATTTGGTGAAAAGGGTAAGTAGAGAAACGAAAATTGGTGAAATTGTGAGTGATGATTTCAAAGAAAATGTGAAGTATGAGGTGGGAGATATGGTGTGGGGAAAGGTGAAATCGTATCCGTGGTGGCCGGGTCAAATATTTGATGAAGCACTTGCAGTGCTTTCGGTTCGTAGAACGAAGAAAAAAGGGCATGTATTGGTAGCATTCTTTGGGGATAGTAGCTATGGTTGGTTAAACATGAAAGAAATTATCCCATTTGATCCTCACTATGCTGAGAAATCAATGCAAACGAATGCAAAGGCTTTTGTGAGTGCTGTTGAGGATGCGGAGAATGAGGCCTGTAGAAGGGCTGCACTAGGATTGGAATGCCGGTGTCGCGACCCTTCTAATTTTCGGCCTGTGGATGCTCGTGGGTTTTATGCAGTTGATGTGGGAGGTTATGAGTCTCATGGGGTGTATTCAACGGAGCAAATTATAAGGGCTAGAGATGAGTTTTTTCCACTTGAGATGCTTTCTTTTGTGTGGCAAATGGCTTTAATGCCATGTAGTAAGTTGCAGGGAAATATTGATTGGATTAAAAGTATGGCTAAAGTTCTTGCCTATCGGATGGTTGTGTTTGAGAAGTCTGACGAGACCTATTCACATGCATCTGGGATTGATCGAGTTTGCCCTGCAAGTTCAAAGAGGGTTTTAAATCAGCAAGAATTGTTGTCTCAAG CAACCTTGAGTGGTTCTCCCCTTATTGATGAAGCTTTTGGCAAGAAGTCTACAAGTCCTATAAAAATTCAATGTAAGAGAGATCAGTATTTTCTTAAACAGGTTGATGATCCCAACATTTTGGGAGCCGATCACCTTGGTCAAGAGCAACTAAGTTTCCTAAGCCCATCAATGTATGAGGAAGTAGCCTTGTCAGATAGAGAGCATTTCTTGGAAGGGAAATATCCACACTTTTTCATGAATACTGAGTTCACAGGCAAAGAGGATGGAATTGACACATTTAGCAAAGTGAGTATGCCACTTAATCCGGGGCTTGCTGGGAAAGAGAGTGTAACCACGGACAAGGAAGCAGGACCTGAATCAAATAGGACAAAATTAACTGACAGTTCTCAAGATTTCCAACAAGCTCAGCCAAGAAAGCTGAAAACAGATGAAAATCATAATGGGCCTGAGAACATGCATTTGGCTGGCAGAATTACCTCTCCCTTGGACACCTCACAACCTGGTAATGTTCTTTGTACAAATAGTCACAATATGTATAAGAACTCAAAGGCACTTAAATGTTCTGAAGAGGACTTGAGTTATGAGGAAGCTTATGTGGTagatataaataagaaaaagaaaagaaaatctaatttGGATGCAGGCATAGAGCCTTCATATAAACTCCTTCAACCTGCTACATTCAAGGCATTGGCAAGACAATCAACTCAAAAATCTAGCCCAACTGCTTTAGTTCATAGAGAGGATTCACCAATGGACCAACAGGAGAGAGCAATTGAAGCCTGTCATGCCATTTCTTCTGGTTCCATTGCTAGAcagaaaattttttatacaagaaaTGTTGAAACTGGACTTTCTCAGTTAATTTCTGATCTATTAGCTCTTGCACTAAATCCTTTCCATGATGTGGAACAGAACAGACCTGCAattgtgcttaatttttttttgcaatttagaTCTATTGTCTATCAGGGAAACTTGGTTGTATCTTCTTCTGAAGAGCCAGTATTGATTGAAACTCAGCCCATTAAACCTCATGTATTTCCTCTGGCTACTGAGAGCAATCCTGTTAGGAGCGCTCGGGACCTGCCTCTTTCTTCTAAACCACCCAAAAAACGGCTGAAATCTGATATTTATGCAAAGTCTGGCCATATCTTCGATTGTGGGGAAGATATGTCCACAAAGAGACTAAAACACCTAAATGAGCTGGAGACATTGACCGTAGAAAAGAAGGCTAGCAACTCAAAGCCTGTAAAGTCTCAAGGAAGAGACTGTAAGGAAATAGATGAGACAGTttcaaaaaagaaggaaagaaatgtGCTAAAGAAGCCAAttgctcccaaaatggttcctgTACCTACAATGCTAGTGATGAATTTCCCACGTCAATCAGCACTTCCGTCAGTTTCAGAGCTGAAAGCAAAATTTGCACGCTTTGGTCCCCTCGATCATTCTGCCTCTTATGTGTCTTGGAAAGCCTCAAAATGTCATGTTGTGTTCAAATACAATTCTGATGCTCAGGCAGCATATAGGTATGCTGTCCAAAGTCGTTCTCTGTTTGGAAATGTGAAGGTATATTACCAATTGCAAACCCTAGGGTCTCTGGAACCAGAATTGCATAAGCTAGGCAAGCAGCTTGAAGAAGAGGCCCAATATAAGTTTCCACATTTGACATCATTGAGCAGCTGCAATTCTGTAGAATCAGAGTTTCAGCCAAAGTCATCTCATCAGCTGAAGCCACCGGGTGATGACTTGAGGTCCACCACAGGTATACCTGGTACAACCTTACACGTAAAATTAATGTTGGGTGGGAATCAAACCAGTGAAAGTGAGCGGTTTGCAATTGATAGTGACATCAAAAACTCCTATGGTAATAATCCAACTGGTAGTTCATCATCTTCCTTTTCTACTATCAATGTCAATGTTAGGAACTTCCACAAAGCTATACCTTCACCTTTGCCTCCTCCCATTGATCTCCCTAACTCGATTTCACAAGTTTTTGAGGACAGTGAGCTTCTTCAATCTGTTCAAGCTTGTAATTTTCAGCATTGCCAAGTTGGGCCTAGAAACAATCACACCTATTACTCCACCCCTAGCCAAAGTGTAGACATCTCTCATCAAATGTTAAACCTTCTGACCAAGTGTAGTGAAATTGTACATGAGTTGAAGTGCTCGTTAGGATATGTGCCTCTCTGTCTCTGA